From Streptomyces sp. HUAS MG91, the proteins below share one genomic window:
- a CDS encoding FAD-dependent oxidoreductase, which yields MTDLHPRPRSVLVVGGGAAGNAVTILLRRAGIAVELIEARPDWNATTGSGITLQGNALRVLRELGVWEHVERAGFSFGSVGVTAPDGTVLFASDDIRTGGEDLPATVGMQRPRLQRILIDAVRASGATVRLGTTAHSFTQDADSVTVRFHDGTEGRYDLVIGADGLRSATRTAIGIADRPEPTGMAIWRVAVPRPAGVTRTDLAYGGPAYIAGYCPTGENTIYAYVVEDNRDRASIPPDSYADEMRRLTAGYGGQWPDITRNITDSSKINYTWFDRHLVEGPWHRGRVVLIGDAAHCCPPTLAQGTAMSLEDASVLAELLTTRADGDGSLDDLLTEFRARRLPRVRTVVEASVQLGQWLLDGVRDADVPGLMERTMTALKERP from the coding sequence ATGACAGACCTCCACCCCCGGCCTCGTTCCGTACTCGTCGTCGGAGGAGGCGCCGCGGGCAACGCCGTCACCATCCTGCTGCGCCGCGCCGGCATCGCCGTGGAACTGATCGAGGCCAGGCCCGACTGGAACGCGACCACGGGATCGGGCATCACTCTCCAGGGCAACGCTCTGCGCGTCCTGCGCGAACTCGGCGTCTGGGAGCACGTGGAACGAGCCGGGTTCTCCTTCGGGTCGGTGGGCGTCACCGCCCCCGACGGCACCGTGCTCTTCGCGTCCGACGACATCAGGACCGGGGGAGAGGACCTGCCTGCCACCGTCGGCATGCAGCGCCCCCGGCTCCAGCGGATCCTCATCGACGCCGTACGTGCGTCGGGTGCCACGGTGCGCCTCGGCACGACCGCGCACTCCTTCACCCAGGACGCCGACAGCGTGACCGTCCGGTTCCACGACGGCACCGAAGGCCGCTACGACCTGGTCATCGGCGCCGACGGACTCCGATCGGCGACCCGGACGGCCATCGGCATCGCCGACAGACCCGAGCCGACCGGCATGGCGATCTGGCGCGTCGCCGTCCCGCGCCCGGCCGGCGTCACCCGCACCGACCTCGCGTACGGCGGCCCGGCCTACATCGCCGGCTACTGCCCGACGGGCGAGAACACCATCTACGCGTACGTCGTCGAGGACAACCGCGACCGAGCGTCGATCCCGCCCGACTCCTACGCCGACGAGATGCGCCGCCTCACCGCCGGCTACGGCGGCCAGTGGCCGGACATCACCCGGAACATCACCGACTCGTCGAAGATCAACTACACGTGGTTCGACCGGCACTTGGTGGAGGGACCGTGGCACCGCGGCCGGGTGGTCCTCATCGGGGATGCCGCGCATTGCTGTCCGCCCACGCTCGCCCAGGGCACGGCGATGTCCCTGGAGGACGCCTCCGTCCTGGCCGAACTGCTCACCACCCGCGCCGACGGGGACGGCTCCCTCGACGACTTGCTCACCGAGTTCCGCGCGCGCCGCCTGCCGCGTGTCCGCACCGTCGTCGAGGCGTCCGTCCAGCTCGGGCAGTGGCTGCTCGACGGCGTGCGGGACGCGGACGTGCCCGGCCTGATGGAACGCACCATGACCGCCCTGAAGGAACGCCCGTGA